One Bombus pyrosoma isolate SC7728 linkage group LG9, ASM1482585v1, whole genome shotgun sequence genomic window carries:
- the LOC122570594 gene encoding nucleoporin Gle1 isoform X1, translating into MPHFVSTKDEIVQNMEDIASDFACLKVSALQKASRISGEVDKITIGPDSIVNESESERSENIENERNSCNITVPQKSVCSQHKICMQSGITFSVKKILLESEYQRKEEVQKEIARHWQHMKENGKVIQKRMAMSRSHMAKERERKSKENYAYILAEERMAEQEEIRKRHERQKEVEEYRKEMKEKEELIKEIMIVRNVYNQKNNDFKKYAMEYYDIIALSENCKDKNSFTILLSSYDTKLEELHLQLKFIDEKVKIGEITPADLNIMVKLVQQIDEMLSIFKSEIDKINVRCEVNSTGAENTIHSHTTQLSDSQQTFSNSQTVHEPIISEQTSTDNKVQKYEEEEKKGNVQTENMISTNISQETSLIANVERNVSTTESDKDHLYKYVDKGLLEIYVNNKKFLENYVKIFDEFLQSPSMKKFRFECQKAINIPVNAISGINQQHLTDKYERLHILLMGKSWPNVNEHPYGADFCKNILAKKLVNQGETLVSSKPKMAFPIAAIIVALWSDHSDFGDLLLSHFYNVCPFTVPIFMPRMVGQSDDDYYKLMGYKYAEDGTIEKHDKFLKRMSGLMRLYASITITTQRKGITKTNPHGLQNAWRWLAAILNFEPRKEISDLCATFLLDMLEVAGNTLWIAYPKQFHKLLILLSEEYYPRMKNVGSIGSGPLIRLEEFLRNSLAKGSISPPDGQLPLNFW; encoded by the exons ATGCCTCATTTTGTAAGCACTAAAGACGAAATT GTGCAAAATATGGAGGATATCGCTTCTGATTTTGCTTGTCTTAAAGTATCTGCTTTGCAAAAAGCTTCTCGTATATCAGGTGAAGtggataaaattacaattggTCCCGATTCAATAGTGAATGAAAGTGAAAGTGAAAGatcagaaaatatagaaaatgaacGGAATTCTTGTAATATTACAGTTCCACAAAAATCTGTCTGCTCACAGcataaaatttgtatgcaAAGTGGCATTACCTTCTCagttaaaaaaattctcttaGAAAGCgaatatcaaagaaaagaagaagttcAG aaagaaattgcacGTCATTGGCAacatatgaaagaaaatgggAAAGTTATACAGAAACGTATGGCAATGTCACGTTCACATATGGCTAAAGAACGTGAACGCAAAAGTAAGGAGAACTATGCATATATACTAGCAGAAGAAAGAATGGCAGAACAGGAAGAAATACGTAAAAGACATGAACGACAGAAAGAGGTTGAAGAAtacagaaaagaaatgaaagagaaagaagaattgatcaaagaaataatgattgtaagaaatgtatacaaccaaaaaaataatgattttaagaaatatgcAATGGAATATTATGATATCATAGCACTTTCTGAAAATTGTAAAgacaaaaattcttttaccATACTATTATCTTCttatgatacaaaattagaaGAGTTGCACCTCCAATTGAAGTTTATAGATGAAAAAGTTAag ATAGGTGAAATAACACCCGCCGATTTGAATATTATGGTAAAACTGGTTCAACAAATTGATGAAATgttaagtatatttaaatcagAAATAG ataaaataaatgttcggTGTGAGGTAAATTCAACTGGAGCAGAAAATACAATACATTCTCACACGACACAATTGTCAGATTCACAACAGACGTTTAGCAACAGTCAAACTGTTCACGAGCCAATTATTTCAGAACAAACAAGTACTGATAACAAAGTACAGAaatatgaagaagaagaaaaaaagggaaatgtGCAAACAGAGAACAtgatttctacaaatatttcacaagAAACATCTCTAATAGCTAATGTAGAACGAAATGTATCAACGACCGAATCAgataaag atcatttgtataaatatgtcGATAAAGGATTGTTAGAAATATatgtgaataataaaaaatttttagaaaattatgtaaaaatatttgatgagTTTTTACAATCTCCaagtatgaaaaaatttagatttgaatgtcaaaaagcaataaatatacCTGTAAATGCAATATCTGGCATTAATCAACAACATCTGACAGATAAATATGAACGATTACATATTCTGCTTATGGGGAAATCTTGGCCAAATGTTAATGAACATCCATATGGGGcagatttttgtaaaaatattctagCTAAAAAATTAGTT AATCAAGGTGAGACGCTTGTTTCAAGTAAACCAAAGATGGCATTTCCCATCGCTGCTATAATCGTAGCTCTTTGGAGCGATCATTCCGATTTTGGAGATTTGCTTTTATCACATTTTTACAATGTTTGCCCGTTTACGGTTCCCATCTTTATGCCAAGAATGGTAGGACAATCGGATgatgattattataaattaatgggtTATAAATATGCTGAAGATGGCACAATTGAAAAGCatgataaatttttgaaaagaatgTCCGGTTTAATGAGACTGTATGCTTCTATTACTATCACGACTCAAAGAAAAGGAATTACTAAAACTAATCCACATGGACTCCAAAATGCATGGCGATGGTTGGCTGCTATTTTAAATTTTG aACCGCGAAAGGAAATATCAGATCTTTGTGCAACTTTCTTATTGGATATGCTTGAAGTTGCTGGAAATACATTATGGATTGCTTATCCAAAACAATTCCATAAGTTGTTAATTTTGTTGTCGGAAGAATATTATCCACGCATGAAAAATGTAGGATCTATCGGCAGTGGTCCATTGATACGACTTGAagaatttttgagaaatagCTTAGCAAAAGGTTCTATATCCCCTCCTGATGGTCAACTTCCTCTAAATTTTTGGTGA
- the LOC122570594 gene encoding nucleoporin GLE1 isoform X3: MKEIARHWQHMKENGKVIQKRMAMSRSHMAKERERKSKENYAYILAEERMAEQEEIRKRHERQKEVEEYRKEMKEKEELIKEIMIVRNVYNQKNNDFKKYAMEYYDIIALSENCKDKNSFTILLSSYDTKLEELHLQLKFIDEKVKIGEITPADLNIMVKLVQQIDEMLSIFKSEIDKINVRCEVNSTGAENTIHSHTTQLSDSQQTFSNSQTVHEPIISEQTSTDNKVQKYEEEEKKGNVQTENMISTNISQETSLIANVERNVSTTESDKDHLYKYVDKGLLEIYVNNKKFLENYVKIFDEFLQSPSMKKFRFECQKAINIPVNAISGINQQHLTDKYERLHILLMGKSWPNVNEHPYGADFCKNILAKKLVNQGETLVSSKPKMAFPIAAIIVALWSDHSDFGDLLLSHFYNVCPFTVPIFMPRMVGQSDDDYYKLMGYKYAEDGTIEKHDKFLKRMSGLMRLYASITITTQRKGITKTNPHGLQNAWRWLAAILNFEPRKEISDLCATFLLDMLEVAGNTLWIAYPKQFHKLLILLSEEYYPRMKNVGSIGSGPLIRLEEFLRNSLAKGSISPPDGQLPLNFW, from the exons ATG aaagaaattgcacGTCATTGGCAacatatgaaagaaaatgggAAAGTTATACAGAAACGTATGGCAATGTCACGTTCACATATGGCTAAAGAACGTGAACGCAAAAGTAAGGAGAACTATGCATATATACTAGCAGAAGAAAGAATGGCAGAACAGGAAGAAATACGTAAAAGACATGAACGACAGAAAGAGGTTGAAGAAtacagaaaagaaatgaaagagaaagaagaattgatcaaagaaataatgattgtaagaaatgtatacaaccaaaaaaataatgattttaagaaatatgcAATGGAATATTATGATATCATAGCACTTTCTGAAAATTGTAAAgacaaaaattcttttaccATACTATTATCTTCttatgatacaaaattagaaGAGTTGCACCTCCAATTGAAGTTTATAGATGAAAAAGTTAag ATAGGTGAAATAACACCCGCCGATTTGAATATTATGGTAAAACTGGTTCAACAAATTGATGAAATgttaagtatatttaaatcagAAATAG ataaaataaatgttcggTGTGAGGTAAATTCAACTGGAGCAGAAAATACAATACATTCTCACACGACACAATTGTCAGATTCACAACAGACGTTTAGCAACAGTCAAACTGTTCACGAGCCAATTATTTCAGAACAAACAAGTACTGATAACAAAGTACAGAaatatgaagaagaagaaaaaaagggaaatgtGCAAACAGAGAACAtgatttctacaaatatttcacaagAAACATCTCTAATAGCTAATGTAGAACGAAATGTATCAACGACCGAATCAgataaag atcatttgtataaatatgtcGATAAAGGATTGTTAGAAATATatgtgaataataaaaaatttttagaaaattatgtaaaaatatttgatgagTTTTTACAATCTCCaagtatgaaaaaatttagatttgaatgtcaaaaagcaataaatatacCTGTAAATGCAATATCTGGCATTAATCAACAACATCTGACAGATAAATATGAACGATTACATATTCTGCTTATGGGGAAATCTTGGCCAAATGTTAATGAACATCCATATGGGGcagatttttgtaaaaatattctagCTAAAAAATTAGTT AATCAAGGTGAGACGCTTGTTTCAAGTAAACCAAAGATGGCATTTCCCATCGCTGCTATAATCGTAGCTCTTTGGAGCGATCATTCCGATTTTGGAGATTTGCTTTTATCACATTTTTACAATGTTTGCCCGTTTACGGTTCCCATCTTTATGCCAAGAATGGTAGGACAATCGGATgatgattattataaattaatgggtTATAAATATGCTGAAGATGGCACAATTGAAAAGCatgataaatttttgaaaagaatgTCCGGTTTAATGAGACTGTATGCTTCTATTACTATCACGACTCAAAGAAAAGGAATTACTAAAACTAATCCACATGGACTCCAAAATGCATGGCGATGGTTGGCTGCTATTTTAAATTTTG aACCGCGAAAGGAAATATCAGATCTTTGTGCAACTTTCTTATTGGATATGCTTGAAGTTGCTGGAAATACATTATGGATTGCTTATCCAAAACAATTCCATAAGTTGTTAATTTTGTTGTCGGAAGAATATTATCCACGCATGAAAAATGTAGGATCTATCGGCAGTGGTCCATTGATACGACTTGAagaatttttgagaaatagCTTAGCAAAAGGTTCTATATCCCCTCCTGATGGTCAACTTCCTCTAAATTTTTGGTGA
- the LOC122570594 gene encoding nucleoporin GLE1 isoform X2: MDNYKEIARHWQHMKENGKVIQKRMAMSRSHMAKERERKSKENYAYILAEERMAEQEEIRKRHERQKEVEEYRKEMKEKEELIKEIMIVRNVYNQKNNDFKKYAMEYYDIIALSENCKDKNSFTILLSSYDTKLEELHLQLKFIDEKVKIGEITPADLNIMVKLVQQIDEMLSIFKSEIDKINVRCEVNSTGAENTIHSHTTQLSDSQQTFSNSQTVHEPIISEQTSTDNKVQKYEEEEKKGNVQTENMISTNISQETSLIANVERNVSTTESDKDHLYKYVDKGLLEIYVNNKKFLENYVKIFDEFLQSPSMKKFRFECQKAINIPVNAISGINQQHLTDKYERLHILLMGKSWPNVNEHPYGADFCKNILAKKLVNQGETLVSSKPKMAFPIAAIIVALWSDHSDFGDLLLSHFYNVCPFTVPIFMPRMVGQSDDDYYKLMGYKYAEDGTIEKHDKFLKRMSGLMRLYASITITTQRKGITKTNPHGLQNAWRWLAAILNFEPRKEISDLCATFLLDMLEVAGNTLWIAYPKQFHKLLILLSEEYYPRMKNVGSIGSGPLIRLEEFLRNSLAKGSISPPDGQLPLNFW, encoded by the exons ATGGACAATTAT aaagaaattgcacGTCATTGGCAacatatgaaagaaaatgggAAAGTTATACAGAAACGTATGGCAATGTCACGTTCACATATGGCTAAAGAACGTGAACGCAAAAGTAAGGAGAACTATGCATATATACTAGCAGAAGAAAGAATGGCAGAACAGGAAGAAATACGTAAAAGACATGAACGACAGAAAGAGGTTGAAGAAtacagaaaagaaatgaaagagaaagaagaattgatcaaagaaataatgattgtaagaaatgtatacaaccaaaaaaataatgattttaagaaatatgcAATGGAATATTATGATATCATAGCACTTTCTGAAAATTGTAAAgacaaaaattcttttaccATACTATTATCTTCttatgatacaaaattagaaGAGTTGCACCTCCAATTGAAGTTTATAGATGAAAAAGTTAag ATAGGTGAAATAACACCCGCCGATTTGAATATTATGGTAAAACTGGTTCAACAAATTGATGAAATgttaagtatatttaaatcagAAATAG ataaaataaatgttcggTGTGAGGTAAATTCAACTGGAGCAGAAAATACAATACATTCTCACACGACACAATTGTCAGATTCACAACAGACGTTTAGCAACAGTCAAACTGTTCACGAGCCAATTATTTCAGAACAAACAAGTACTGATAACAAAGTACAGAaatatgaagaagaagaaaaaaagggaaatgtGCAAACAGAGAACAtgatttctacaaatatttcacaagAAACATCTCTAATAGCTAATGTAGAACGAAATGTATCAACGACCGAATCAgataaag atcatttgtataaatatgtcGATAAAGGATTGTTAGAAATATatgtgaataataaaaaatttttagaaaattatgtaaaaatatttgatgagTTTTTACAATCTCCaagtatgaaaaaatttagatttgaatgtcaaaaagcaataaatatacCTGTAAATGCAATATCTGGCATTAATCAACAACATCTGACAGATAAATATGAACGATTACATATTCTGCTTATGGGGAAATCTTGGCCAAATGTTAATGAACATCCATATGGGGcagatttttgtaaaaatattctagCTAAAAAATTAGTT AATCAAGGTGAGACGCTTGTTTCAAGTAAACCAAAGATGGCATTTCCCATCGCTGCTATAATCGTAGCTCTTTGGAGCGATCATTCCGATTTTGGAGATTTGCTTTTATCACATTTTTACAATGTTTGCCCGTTTACGGTTCCCATCTTTATGCCAAGAATGGTAGGACAATCGGATgatgattattataaattaatgggtTATAAATATGCTGAAGATGGCACAATTGAAAAGCatgataaatttttgaaaagaatgTCCGGTTTAATGAGACTGTATGCTTCTATTACTATCACGACTCAAAGAAAAGGAATTACTAAAACTAATCCACATGGACTCCAAAATGCATGGCGATGGTTGGCTGCTATTTTAAATTTTG aACCGCGAAAGGAAATATCAGATCTTTGTGCAACTTTCTTATTGGATATGCTTGAAGTTGCTGGAAATACATTATGGATTGCTTATCCAAAACAATTCCATAAGTTGTTAATTTTGTTGTCGGAAGAATATTATCCACGCATGAAAAATGTAGGATCTATCGGCAGTGGTCCATTGATACGACTTGAagaatttttgagaaatagCTTAGCAAAAGGTTCTATATCCCCTCCTGATGGTCAACTTCCTCTAAATTTTTGGTGA
- the LOC122570594 gene encoding nucleoporin GLE1 isoform X4 produces MKENGKVIQKRMAMSRSHMAKERERKSKENYAYILAEERMAEQEEIRKRHERQKEVEEYRKEMKEKEELIKEIMIVRNVYNQKNNDFKKYAMEYYDIIALSENCKDKNSFTILLSSYDTKLEELHLQLKFIDEKVKIGEITPADLNIMVKLVQQIDEMLSIFKSEIDKINVRCEVNSTGAENTIHSHTTQLSDSQQTFSNSQTVHEPIISEQTSTDNKVQKYEEEEKKGNVQTENMISTNISQETSLIANVERNVSTTESDKDHLYKYVDKGLLEIYVNNKKFLENYVKIFDEFLQSPSMKKFRFECQKAINIPVNAISGINQQHLTDKYERLHILLMGKSWPNVNEHPYGADFCKNILAKKLVNQGETLVSSKPKMAFPIAAIIVALWSDHSDFGDLLLSHFYNVCPFTVPIFMPRMVGQSDDDYYKLMGYKYAEDGTIEKHDKFLKRMSGLMRLYASITITTQRKGITKTNPHGLQNAWRWLAAILNFEPRKEISDLCATFLLDMLEVAGNTLWIAYPKQFHKLLILLSEEYYPRMKNVGSIGSGPLIRLEEFLRNSLAKGSISPPDGQLPLNFW; encoded by the exons atgaaagaaaatgggAAAGTTATACAGAAACGTATGGCAATGTCACGTTCACATATGGCTAAAGAACGTGAACGCAAAAGTAAGGAGAACTATGCATATATACTAGCAGAAGAAAGAATGGCAGAACAGGAAGAAATACGTAAAAGACATGAACGACAGAAAGAGGTTGAAGAAtacagaaaagaaatgaaagagaaagaagaattgatcaaagaaataatgattgtaagaaatgtatacaaccaaaaaaataatgattttaagaaatatgcAATGGAATATTATGATATCATAGCACTTTCTGAAAATTGTAAAgacaaaaattcttttaccATACTATTATCTTCttatgatacaaaattagaaGAGTTGCACCTCCAATTGAAGTTTATAGATGAAAAAGTTAag ATAGGTGAAATAACACCCGCCGATTTGAATATTATGGTAAAACTGGTTCAACAAATTGATGAAATgttaagtatatttaaatcagAAATAG ataaaataaatgttcggTGTGAGGTAAATTCAACTGGAGCAGAAAATACAATACATTCTCACACGACACAATTGTCAGATTCACAACAGACGTTTAGCAACAGTCAAACTGTTCACGAGCCAATTATTTCAGAACAAACAAGTACTGATAACAAAGTACAGAaatatgaagaagaagaaaaaaagggaaatgtGCAAACAGAGAACAtgatttctacaaatatttcacaagAAACATCTCTAATAGCTAATGTAGAACGAAATGTATCAACGACCGAATCAgataaag atcatttgtataaatatgtcGATAAAGGATTGTTAGAAATATatgtgaataataaaaaatttttagaaaattatgtaaaaatatttgatgagTTTTTACAATCTCCaagtatgaaaaaatttagatttgaatgtcaaaaagcaataaatatacCTGTAAATGCAATATCTGGCATTAATCAACAACATCTGACAGATAAATATGAACGATTACATATTCTGCTTATGGGGAAATCTTGGCCAAATGTTAATGAACATCCATATGGGGcagatttttgtaaaaatattctagCTAAAAAATTAGTT AATCAAGGTGAGACGCTTGTTTCAAGTAAACCAAAGATGGCATTTCCCATCGCTGCTATAATCGTAGCTCTTTGGAGCGATCATTCCGATTTTGGAGATTTGCTTTTATCACATTTTTACAATGTTTGCCCGTTTACGGTTCCCATCTTTATGCCAAGAATGGTAGGACAATCGGATgatgattattataaattaatgggtTATAAATATGCTGAAGATGGCACAATTGAAAAGCatgataaatttttgaaaagaatgTCCGGTTTAATGAGACTGTATGCTTCTATTACTATCACGACTCAAAGAAAAGGAATTACTAAAACTAATCCACATGGACTCCAAAATGCATGGCGATGGTTGGCTGCTATTTTAAATTTTG aACCGCGAAAGGAAATATCAGATCTTTGTGCAACTTTCTTATTGGATATGCTTGAAGTTGCTGGAAATACATTATGGATTGCTTATCCAAAACAATTCCATAAGTTGTTAATTTTGTTGTCGGAAGAATATTATCCACGCATGAAAAATGTAGGATCTATCGGCAGTGGTCCATTGATACGACTTGAagaatttttgagaaatagCTTAGCAAAAGGTTCTATATCCCCTCCTGATGGTCAACTTCCTCTAAATTTTTGGTGA